From Bradyrhizobium erythrophlei:
CAACGCCCTCGATCTCGGGGTAATGCGTATTCACCACCCCGAATTCGCCCTTGAATGCGGCCTTGCGAATATTGCCGAGAATGGCCCGTCCGACCGAACTCGGGCGCGGACTCGCTCCAATCAGCGCGACCGAACGAGGTGAAAGCAGACTTTTCAGTCGATAGGTGGACATGCGCTCAATTGCCCGGCTGGCGCCGGCCTGGATGTTATGAATCTTAACGCGGTTCTATGCGCGTGACCGGGCCGCCTAACGCGACATCATGACCCAGCACGGTGGCCGCCCTATGACGGTTTTTGTCGCACCACCCCAAACGACTTCGTTGAGCCGGGAGTGGCGGTAGGCGCCCATGACCAGAAGATCGATGGCTTTTGCCTTCACATAGGCCTCGAACACTTTTCCGACCGAGCTGCCGTCGATCTCTGCGGTTTCGAACGAAGCCTTGATGCCATGTTCGAGGAGATGGTTCACCAACGCGAGCCCGGATTCCTGCTCGGTGGGCGTCATCTCGTCGGTCGCCGTGAAGATACGCACGTTCGCGGCGGCCTGAATCATGGGCAGCGCGTCGGCAACGGCTCGTGCCGCCGGCGCGGAATGGTCCCACGCGATCGCGGCATTGTCGAACGCCACCGGAAGCTCGGTGGCGAATTCATCCGGACATAGCAGAATTGGCCGGCCCGATTCGAAGATCAAGGCTTCGACGATCTTTTCAGAGAGACCATCATGCGCGCTCACCGGGACCAGCGAGAGATCCTTCAGCCGCGCAGCCTGGGCAAAATGCACTGGAATATCCGTCGTCGCCAGCCGGACGAGCTTTTGCTCGTTGCGCACGCCAAAGCGATTTGCCGCAGCGTCGAATGCCTGCAGCAGACGGTGCGCGCTGGATACGCTGCGCACGGCCTCGGCCGCCGCGCTATTCTCCAGATCGGACGAGATCGTTACCTTCGGCCGGACCATCACTTCCGTTTCGACGGCCATTGCCGTCACCCGGGCTCCGATATCGCCGGCCACCGCCGCGCATTTGTCGATTGCGGCAATCGCCGCTGCATCTGGTTCGCCGACGAGCGGCAGCAGGATATCCCTGATCGGCATCGCTACTCTCCAATCCTGCCATCACGATAGGTACCGGCACGGGGCCGGTGTTGATCTCCATCAAACGCCCCCTTCCAATTCATGGCTGCCGCCATGCATTTTGAGGGAGGTCAAGGGCTCCCCGGCCCGCGGCCCTATGCATATGCTACTCCGTTCGGGCCCAGGTTGGGAGAAGCAGATGCGTGCGATGGTGTTGCCGGCTCCGGGGGAACCTCTCCGGATGCAAGAGCGCCCGAATCCGCTTCCAGGCGACGGAGAAATTCGCGTCACCGTGAGCGCCTGCGGGGTTTGCCGGACCGACCTTCATGTGGTCGACGCCGAGCTTCCCGGCATCAAATATCCGATCGTTCCCGGCCATGAAATCGTCGGCCGCGTCGACCTCGTCGGCCGCAACGTCACCAGCCACCGGATCGGCGAGCGGGTGGGAATCCCCTGGCTCGGATACACCTGCGGCGTCTGCCGCTTCTGCAGGGAGGGCATGGAAAATCTCTGTGACCACCCGCTCTTCACCGGGTATACGCGGGATGGCGGTTTCGCCACGCACACGATTGCGGATGCGCGCTATGCCTTTCCGCTCGGCGAAGAGGGCGACGATGTTGCCATCGCGCCCTTGTTATGCGCCGGCCTGATCGGATGGCGTTCGCTTGTCATGGCAGGCAACGCAAAGCGGCTCGGCATCTATGGCTTCGGCGCGGCAGGACACATCGTCGCCCAGGTCGCGCGCTGGCAGGGCCGCTCGGTCTACGCCTTCACCCGATCCGACGACGTCGCCGCGCAGGACTTTGCCCGAAGGCTTGGTGCGGTATGGACCGGAGCCTCGGATCAGATGCCTGACACGCCGCTCGATGCGGCCATTATCTACGCGCCAGCCGGAGAGCTGGTGCCAGCGGCGCTGCGCGCCGTACGCAAGGGAGGCCGGGTGGTGTGCGCGGGGATTCACATGAGCGATATCCCGAGCTTCCCCTACGACATCCTCTGGGAAGAGCGGCAACTGGTGTCGGTGGCCAATTTGACGCGTCAGGACGGGCTGGACTTCCTCAAAATCGTCCCCCTGGCCGGGATCCGGACCCAGACCACGGCGTTTCCACTCACCGAGGCCAACGAGGTCCTGAAAAAACTGCGGACCGGACAAATCCTGGGCGCCGCGGTCCTCAAACCCTAAAACGCGGACCGGGATGACAAATTCAGCACCAGCCGACGTCCGGATGCAGGAGAAGGTGTTCGCCTTTTTGAGCGATCCCGCGATACGTCCGCGTGTCCATCGCATCGATACCCACGCGGCATCGGTTTTTCTTTGGGACGCCCGCGCGCTGAAGATCAAACGCGCCATCCGTTTTCCCTTCCTTGATTATTCGACGCTGGAGAAGCGAAAAGCCGCCTGCGACGAAGAGATCAGGATAAACCGCCGGTTCGCGCCGCAGGTCTACCATCGCGTGGTGGCGATCACGCTAACGCGCGATGGATCGTTCGAGATCGACGGCACGGGTGAGCCGGTCGAATATGCCGTCGAAATGAGCCGCTTCGACGAAAGCCAGACCATCGACCATCTGGCCGAGGCTGGCCCGCTCGATCCCGGTCTGGTCGATGCCATCGCGGAAGCGATCGCGGCCTCCCACAGGATGGCGCCGCTCGCGCCGGCAGAACGCTGGATCAATTCGATTCCGGGGATCATCGAGGGCAATTCCTTAGCCTTTCGGGAAGCGGCCTGTTTTGCCGCCGGCGACATCGACGATCTCACGCAGGCATCGCTGTCCGCCTTCGCCCGGATTCGCCCGCTGCTGGAGCAACGCAGCCGGCAGGGCTATCTGCGGCGCTGCCATGGCGATCTGCATCTGGCCAATATCGTTTTGATCGATCGCAAGCCGGTCCTGTTCGATGCGATCGAATTCGATCCGGTGATCCCTTCGACCGATGTGCTCTATGACCTCGCCTTCCCGCTGATGGATTTGATCCACTACGGCCGGCAGACCGCGGCCAACGCCCTGCTCAACCGATATCTGGCGCTGACGGCAAGCGAGAATCTCGACGGGCTCACCGCCCTTCCCTTGTTCCTGTCGCTGCGATCGGCGATCCGCGCGCGTGTCCTGCTCGCCCGTCTTGGCCGCAACTCTCGTGACGATCATGAGACAATGCCGTCCGCTCGGACCTATTTCGCACTCGCATGCCGGACGATTGCGCCAGAGCCACCGGTGCTGGTCGCGGTCGGCGGATTGTCCGGGACAGGGAAATCCCTGCTGGCACGCACGCTGGCGCCTTCCGTGTTGCCGCAGCCGGGCGCGGTGCTCCTGCGCAGCGACGTCCTGCGCAAGCAGCTGTTCAAGGTCGCTGAAACCGACCGGCTGCCCGAAAACGCTTACCGGCCGGAGATCACCGAGCAGATCTACGAAATCCTGGTGCAGCGCGCCGCTCACGTTCTCTCGCAGGGCCATTCCGCCGTGGTAGACGCGGTGTTTGCCCATGAAGCCGAACGCAACGCCATCCGCGATGCCGCCCGCAGGCTGCATGCACGGTTTGTCGGGCCGTTCCTGGTGACCGACCTTGCGACCAGACAAAGCCGTGTCGGCCACCGGCAGCGAGATGCATCGGACGCGACGCCGGAGATTGCCGGCCTGCAGGAAAAATATGATGTCGGCAAGGTCGATTGGGCTGTCATCGATGCCTCCGGCACGCCCGAACAAACCCTCCAACTATGCCAGAAGGCGATAGCCCATCCCCCCGATTTCGCCGCCAAAACCAGATAGCAAGACGTCGACGGCTGCGCTATCCTGATTGCTGCAGCGCGTGCAGCCTGCGCGGCGATGCAATGACCCTCTCAATGCCACCATCCCTAAAGAACAAAGCCGCCAGCCGCCCCGGGCCGGCGCAGAAGCGATGCCCACCTCCGGCGCCGCGTCTTTCTCCGATGATGGCGTGCGAAACGGCATTTCGAATTGTTGCCCGCCGCTATCTCGGGGACTTGACGGCAAACCGTGATGCGACTTGCAAAGGCGATCCGGTCGCGCTGCATCAAATGCGCGTTACGCTGACGCGCCTGCGCACCGTGATATTGTTTTTCTCTCCCATGGTTGCGGACTCGCAGCGGACGCCAATCAGGAATGGGCTGAAATGGCTGAACGCGCATCTTGGCGCGGTACGCGATCTTGACGTCGCGATCGAACGGCTCGGCGCCGTCGACAAGCGGCCGAGGGCCGCTCTTTATCGTCGCTCCTGGGGCGACAAGCGTGCGGACAGCCACAGCCTTCTGGCACGGGCACTCCAGTCAGCCAGGTATCGGCACCTGATCAAGGATACATCCGCCTGGATCGAGAACGGTCCCTGGTCCGCGCGCGGGGGAACGCAGGCGGCAAGGGAGCGCACCACCCCCATCGCCGAATACGGTGTGGAAAAACTCACCCGGTGGCAGGAAAAAATCCTGAAGAGAAGCGGCAAGCTTCTGAAAATGGATGCGGCGCAACGGCACCAGGTGCGCCTGTTGAACAAGAAACTCAGCTATTCGATCGAAGCATTGGAAGACCTGCGTTCGGATGAAACATTTTCGCGGCTGCTGGCTGGATTGAAACATCTGCGCAAAGCGCAGCGAACGCTCGGCCAGTTGAACGACGATGAGAGAGCCCGCGCTCTGACGGCTACAGTGAAGCGGGACGGGGCTCGCGCGCCCTGGCGCTTCATCGGCCCAAAGCGCGAAAGGCACCTGTTGCAAACCGCCGTCACCGCCTACCGGAAGGTGGCGGCGCTGGAGAAGTAAGACGGTCCACTACTTACTGGTGGACGTAGTCGCCGGGCGCATCCGGCAGGCTTTCACCGTCAACCGGACCAACACCGATCCGCGGCGGCTCGCATGGCTCGCCCGATCGCGCGGCCAGCCATCTCGTCCATTCCGGCCACCACGATCCTTCGGTCCGCGGCGCCGCCTTCAGCCATTCATCAGGGCCGACATAGGGCGCATCCTGCGGCTTGTGCTTGACCTGATAGGAGTGGCCTTGCTGACCGGGGGGCGCGACGACGCCTGCATTGTGACCACCGCTGGTCAACAGGAACGTGACATCGGCGTCCACCTCGTAGTGGATCTTGTAGACGGACCTCCATGGCGCCACGTGATCGCGCACCGTGCCGACCACAAACATCGGCGAGTGAATACCCGACAGCGCGATCGGCTTGCCCTCGACGAGGTAGCGACCCTCCGCCAGGTCGTTGTCGAGGAATAGCTTGCGCAGATATTCGGAATGCATCCGGTATGGCAAGCGCGTGGCGTCGGCGTTCCAGGCCATCAGGTCGCTGGGCGGAGCCTGTTCGCCCATGAGGTAATCGCGGCTGACCCGCGACCAGATCAGATCGTTCGAGCGCAGCAGCTGAAAGGCCCCTGCCATCTGCGTGGTGTCCAGCACGCCCTGTTCCCACATCATGTCTTCGAGGAACGTAACCTGGCTCTCGTTGATGAACAGCGTCAGTTCGCCGGCTTCGGTGAAGTCTGTCTGCGCCGCCAGCAGTGTAATCGTCTGCAACCTGTCGTCGCCGTCGCGCCCCATCGTTGCGGCCGAAATTGCCAGCAGCGTGCCTCCCAGACAATAGCCGAGCGCATGGATTTGCCGGCCCGGAACGATCTGACCGATGATGTCGACCGCGGAGTTCACACCCAGCTTGCGATAATGGTCAAAGGCGATTTCGCGGTCGCCGGTTCCCGGATTGCGCCAGGAAATCATGAACACGGTGTAGCCTTCGCCGGTCAGGAACTTCACCAGCGAATTGTTCGGCGACAAATCGAGGATGTAGTATTTCATGATCCATGCCGGCACGATCAGGATCGGCTCCGGACGTACCTTGCCGGTGGTTGGATAATACTGGATCAGTTCGATCAGCTCGTTGCGGTAGACGACCTTGCCGCGTGATGTCGCCACGGTCTTGCCGACGACGAATTTCTCGTCCGCGGCTGGCTTGCCGGCCGACAGCACACGCATCAGATCGTTGCACCAGTTCTGCCAGCCGAACACGAAATTCTCGCCGCCGCTCTGGAAGGCCTTCTGCAAGACCTCGGGATTGGTGACAGCGAAATTCGATGGCGCCAGCATGTCGAGCACCTGGCGCAGCGTGAACTCGACCACCGCCTCGTTCGCCGGCGACACGCCGCGCACGCCCGTGGTCGCGTTGTGCCACCACTGCTCCCTCAGCAGAAACGCCTGGGCGAGCAGATTGAACGGCGGACTTTCCCACTCCGGTGCGGCAAAACGCCGGTCCTGCGGCTTCGGCTTGATCAGGGACCACGGCCCCTGACCCGGCGCGAAACAACGCATCGCAGTTTCGAAGAATCCGGCCGCGTCCCGCATTCCCTCCTGAGCGATCTCCGTTCGCCGCTGCGGCGCAGCCGCCAGATGTGAGGCCCAGTCGATAAAGGCCAGCGACAGCGCGACCGGCGATATGCCGCCTGTCAGGCGAGCCGCCAGCGCATGAAGCGCGCGGTCGGCCTGATAGGTCTCCACCGGTTGGGTTTTGGACGCGGGCTGTGCATGAGGCGGCTCGGCAGCGACCGCGGCGCCGCGGCTTTCGGCATAGCCTGGGGCGTGGGCGGGACACGGCAATCTCGGTGCCTCCGCCTGCGGCAGAGTCGATGTCGACGGCATGGCAACGGCCTCTTTCACGTTACGCCGGGTAAATGGATGGTGACCCATGACAGCCGGAAGACGGATCAGTTCGGCTTGTTGCCGAACAGACTGGATGCGCGCTCGAGCATCCGCTCACCATGCCTAAAAAGCCGTTCGCTGTCGCGACGGACAAAGTCGATCTGGTGCTGGCCGCATTCCGTGCACATCGTCCTCAGATCCCTAACCGAATGAGATCCGGCCATTTTCGAGACGAATTCGGAGAACAGGTGTGTTTCGGTTTGCGCCCGCTCGAGCATCTCATTGGCGGCGAATACCATCTCCTCAAGCACCACCTTTTGCGCGCCCATCAGGAAATCCAGAGCGTGCCTGTTCGCCTTGGTTAATCTAGCGGCGGCGTCGGCCACAGATTGCTCGAAAATCTCGGCACGGGGTTCGGAAGGCTCTGGCATCGTAACCTCCGCTTTTTATGTTTTTACAGGATACGCCCCTGACCCGGCGGCGCATTGAGCTGCATCAAGTGGATCGCTGCCCGCCCTCCCCTTGACCTGCGTCAAATCGGAGCAGGACGGCTGGCATAACCCGTCAAATATCAACTTTGATCTCGAACTTGCGGAGGCCCCCATGCGCGCCCACCAGATCATGACCCGGCCGGTCATATCAGTTACACCAGACACCAAGGCCAATACCATGCTGGCGAAGCACATCAGCGGACTTCCGGTTGTCGACCCAACCGGCAAGCTCGTCGGCATCGTCTCCGAAGGCGACTTCATCCGCCGCAGCGAAATCGGCACTCAGCGCAAGCGCGGCCGGTTCCTGAAATTCATTCTCGGTCCCGGCAAGGCGGCGGCCGATTTCGTTCATGAGCACGGCAGCAAGGTCTCCGAAATCATGACATCACAGCCGCTCACGATCACCGAAGACACGCCGCTCGAAGAGATCGTCGAACTGATGGAGACGAACAACATCAAGCGCCTGCCGGTGATGCGCGCCGACAAGATCGTCGGCATCGTGTCGCGCTCCAACCTGTTGCAGGCAGTCGCGAGCCTGGCCAAGGAAATTCCTGATCCGACCGCCGATGACGATCACATCCGCAACCGCGTCATCGATGCAATCGAAAAGAACGACTGGTGCCCGTTCGGGCTCAGCGTGATCGTGCGCGACGGCATCGTCCATCTCAGCGGCGTCATCACCGAAGAACGCGCGCGGAAGGCCGCGGTGGTCGCCGCCGAGAACGTCACCGGCGTGGTTAGGGTTCACGACCATCTGTGCTGGGTCGATACCATGTCCGGAATGTATCTGAACTCCCCGGAAGACGACGACCTGGCAAAGGCGAGCTGATCGGCAGGGGCCGTCAGAGTATCGGGCGCGTTTGGATCGGGAGCGGCTTCTGCAAGTAGCGATTATCCGGGTCTAAACGCGCTCGATGATGATCGCCGGCGCCATTCCGCCGGCCGCGCACATGGTCACCAGCCCGCGCTTGAGGTCGCGCCGTTCCAACTCGTCGAGAATGGTGCCGATCAGGATGGCGCCGGTCGCGCCGATGGGATGCCCCAGCGCAATCGAGCCGCCGTTGACATTGACCCTGCTGCGCTGGAGGCCGAGATCCCGGATGAATTTCTCGGCTACCACCGCGAAGGCCTCGTTGATCTCGAACAGGTCGATATCGTCCAGCGTGAGGCCCGCCTTCGCCAGCACCTTGTGCGCCGCCGGCACCGGCGCGTTCAGCATCAGGGTCGGCGAGTCACCCATATTGGCCATCGCCACCACGCGTGCGCGCGGCTTCAGGCCGTGCGCCTTGGCGTAACTCGGCGACGCCAGGAGAAGTGCTGCCGAGCCATCGACGACGCCTGACGAGTTGCCGGCATGGTGCACGAAATTGATGTCGAGGCCGGGGTGCTTCTGCAAAATCAAATTGCGATAGGTCGTACCCTTGTCGTCGAGCGGATAGTCCGCCACCGCCGTGAAGGCGGGTTTCAGGCCGGCCAGCCCTTCGAGCGTGGTTTGCGGCCGCGGATATTCCTCGCGGTCGAGCGCCAGGCTGCCGTCCTCGCAATAGACCGGTACGTGGCTCTTGTCGAAATGGCCGCCCTTGATGGCGTTCGCCGCCCGCTGCTGGCTCTCGTATCCCAGCCGGTCGACATCCTCCCGCGTAATGCCTTCGAGCGTCGCGACAGCGTCGGCGCAGACCCCTTGATGCGACTGCGGATGGATGGCGCGCAAATGCAGGTTGCCGGCGTCCATCATGAACGGGCCCTCGCCGCGGCGTCCCTCCATCGACATCATCTCGGTGCCGCCGGCGATCACGAGATCCTCGGAGCCCGACATGATGGAGGCAGCCGCCATGTTGACGCTGGTGATCCCGGAACCACAAAAACGATCCAGTGTCACGCCGCTGGCGCGGACATCGTAGCCGGCATCGAGCGCCGACATCCGGCCGAGATCGCCGCTCTGCGCGCCCCTCTGCGAGCTGGTGCCCCAGATGATGTCGTCGACGTCAGCCGTGTCGATCCCCGTACGGTCGGCCAGCGCCCGCAACACGGTGGCGCCCAGCCGCTGCGGATGAATACCCGAGAGCGCGCCCTTGCCCGCCTTGCCGATGCCCCGCGGCGTTCTGCATGCATCGATGATCAGCGCGTCAACCATGGTGTTTCCCTTGAAGATTTTGTTTGCGGCATCTGGATTACGAAATCCGCCCTCTCAAAGCAACTTGCCGTCCGGCCCGAAAAACGGATGCGGTCCGTCGAAATGGCCGATCGGAACCTGATGGGTGACAACGCTTCCAAAACCCTCGCCGGGAAACCAGCTATGGAGATGGAAGGCCGGCGGCTCGACCTTGAAGGAGGGCTCGCGCAATTCCGCCAGATCGAGATCGACGGCGTGATTTGGCGCCGGACAGATCGTGGTCGCGACGCCAGCGAACAGCGACAGCGCCGCGCGGTGGACGTGGCCGGTGGCGATCCGCTGGATGTGCGGGTGGCGTCTGATGACGGCTGCGAGCCCGGCGCCGTCGATGAGATTCTGGCGGTCCATGTGCCAGATGCCGGTCTTGAACGGCGGATGGTGCAGGAACACCAGCGCCGGCTTGCCGCGCGAATCCGCGAGCGTCGCGTCCAGCCATTGCAGGGTTGGCGCATCGAGCTCGCCATGCGGCTTGCCGGGTACGCTGGAATCCAGCAACAGCAGATCGAGTCCGCCGATTTCGATCCGCAGATTGAGTGGGCCGGATGAAAACACATATGGTTGCGAGGCAAACGCGGCCCGCATCAATTCGCGGGAATCGTGATTGCCGGGAATCCCGGCATACGGCAACGCCAGCGGCGCCAGCAGGCGCTGGAGATGCTGATATTCCCCGGCCATCGGCGTGTCCACGAGATCGCCCGATATCACCAAGAAGTCGGGCTTTGGCCTGAATGCATTCAGGGCCGCGACGCAGCGCTCGAGCGCGGCCGCGGTATCGACACGACCGTAGGCCAGCGACCCCGGTGACTTGATATGCAGATCAGAAATCTGCGCGATGAGAACTGGTTTTTCCGGCATCGGGATTCTTCAACTTTCCGGTGGCAAGAGGCGGATGGCATCCGGCGCGATCAATAGTCCGACGCGCTCACCGATCGCGGCGTTGACGGTGTTTGACGCGTCGACGGTAAGAGCCTTGCCGGAGGCGCCGCTGACGACCATGCGTTGCCGGTCGCCGATAAAACTGACGCTGTCAATGGTTCCCGACAGCGGCGCGCTCCCGACCTCGACCACACGGATGGTCTCGGGGCGGATCATCGCGACCGCCGCCGGCAGGCTTGCATCGCCGCCGATCGGCTGCCGGCCGCCCGGCAGCACCAGATGACCGTTCTCGACCGCGGCTTCGATGATGTTCGCGGCGCCGATGAATTCCGCCACGAAGCGATTTTTCGGCTTGAAATAGATCTCGCGCGGCGTGCCGATCTGGGCGATCGCGCCCTTCTGCATGACGACGATGCGGTCGCCGAGCTCCATGGCCTCGGACTGATCGTGTGTCACGTAGATGGTGGTGATGCCGAGCGCGCGCAGCAGGCGATTGAGTTCACCGCGCAGGCGATCGCGAAGCGCAGCATCGAGCGCGGTCAGGGGCTCGTCGAGCAGCAGGATGCCCGGGCGGATCGCCACCGCGCGCGCCAGCGCGACGCGCTGGCGCTGGCCGCCGGAGAGCTGGTTGATCCGGCGGTTCTCCAGCCCGGTGATATTGGTTAGCGCCACCAGTTCGGCGACGCGCGCGGCCCGCTCCTTAGCGCCCATGCCCCGGATCTTCAGGCCGTAGCCGATGTTGTCGGCGACGCTCATATTGGGGAACAGCGCGTAGGACTGGAACACCATGCCGACATTGCGCTTCTCGATCGGCACCGAGGTCATGTCGTTGCCATCGAACAGCACCCGTCCGCCCGCATCAGGCAATTCGAGCCCTGCGATGATGCGCAGCATCGTGGTCTTGCCGCAGCCGGAGGGGCCGAGCAGCACCAGCGTTTCGCCGCGCGCGATGTCGAGTGTCGCGGGCTCCAGCGCGCGGGTGCCGTCGGCAAAGGTCTTGCCGCACGCCTCGACGCGGACCGAGGAGCCATGTCCCGCCGCTACCTTCATCGTGCCTGCTCCCTGTCGGCGAACATCTGCATCGCGACCAGAAGCGGAATGATCATGATAAAGAAGATCAGGGTATAGGCCGACGCCACTTCCAGCCGCATCGAGGCGTAGCTGTCGGCAAGCCCGATCGGCAGCGTCTTGGTCAGCGGCGTGTGCAGCATCCAGGTCAGGTTGAACTCGCCGAGCGACAGGGTCACCACCATCAGGCTGCCCGCCAGAATTCCCGGCAGGGCGTTGGGAACGATCACGTCGCGAAAGCGCCGCCAGGGCGAAGCGCCCAGCGACGCCGCGCCCTCGTCCAGCGTCTTGATGTCGACGGTCGAAAACACCGCCATCACCGATCGCACCATGAACGGCATGGTGAAGATGACGTGACCGGTGAGGATGAACAGCCACGAGCGACGAAACTCGCTGAAACCCTGATAGGTCAATAGCAGCGCCAGCGCGATGGCGAGGCCGGGAATTGCGAGCGGCAAGGTAATGATTTCCTCGACGATCCGCGACAGCCGCCCTCCCTTGACGTGCAGCGCGTAGGCGGCGGGAACGCCGGCGACCAGCGTCACGGCCAGCGTCGCAAAGGCGATCACGAACGACAGCAGGATGGTGCCGGCATAGAGATCCCAGACCTGGAACACCCATTGCAGCGTCAGGCCTGAGGAGATGCCGCGAAAGTAATTCACGGTGACGCCCGCGGCGATCGACTGGATCGCGGGCACGACCAGGAAGGCCGCGACCAGCAGCGTGAATAGAAGTTGGCCGGTGAAGATCAGACGGTCGCGCATGGGTTCATCCGGCCGCCGCAACCGTGCCGCCGCTGAACGAGCGCGCCAGCGCCAGGATGGCCCAGGCGATAATTCCGAGCCCGACCGACAGCGCCGCGGACGTTGCAAAATTCGCAGCCAGCGTGAACTCGGTATAGATCAGCATCGGCAGCACATCGATATTGGTCGCCAGCGTAAACGCCGTCCCGAACGCGCCCATCGCGGTCGCAAAGGCAATGGCCCCGGAGGCCACGAAAGCCGGCCCCAGCGCCGGCAGCACGACGTCGCGCTGCACCTCCCAGGGGCTCGCGCCGAGCGAGCGGGCGGCTTCTTCCAGCCCGACGTCGAGTTTCTGCACCGCCGCCATGATGGTGAGGATGACGCGCGGGATCGAGAAATAGAGATAGCCGAGAAACAGCCCATAGATCGAATAGGCAAAGACCAGCTTCTCGCCGAACAAACGGCTGGAGATGTCGCCGATCAGGCCCTGACGGCCGGCGAGCAGGATGATCAGGAAGCCGACGACCACGCCGGGAAACGCCAGCGGAAAGGTCAGCATCGCGATCAATCCCGTGCGGCCGGGAAAGCGATGGCGCTGCAGGAACATTCCCGCGATCGTGGCGATGACCAGCGTGGCGATCGTGGTCGCTGCCGCCAGCAAAACGGTGTTGATCAGGGTGGCGCGGTAGCGCGGTTCGGTGAGGATGGCCAGATATCCGGCCAGCCCATGCGGCCCCTCGGCGCCGGTCACCACCAGCCGCGCCATCGGCAGCAGGAAGAATGCCACCGTCACCACGGCGAGCGGCAACAGACACAGCCAGACGAAGGTTTTATGCGGCATGAAGAAATGGCGCTCTTAGAAAAGAGCGCCATATTGCATCAGCGGACCTCGGCGAGATAGCGGTCGACGAAGCCTTTTTGCACGTTTTCCATCTGGCCCCAGTCGACGCTTTTGGCGCGGGCATAGTCGCTGTCCGGCAGGAACTTCTTCTTCACGGCTTCCGGCAAGTCAATCGGGCGCGCCGGGCGCAGATAGGCGTTGGTCCAGATCGCCTGCCCCTTGTCGGACAGCAGATAGTCCAGCACCTTCTTGGCCTTTTCCTTGTCGGGCGCGTTTTTCACGAGGCCAACGACGTAAGGGAACACCACCGAGCCCTCGCAGGGAATCACAAACTCGAAATTGCCCTTCTCCGAATATTTGGCGCGATAGGCGTTGAAGTCATAATCCAGCAGGATCGGCATCTCGCCGGACACGACGCGCGCATACGAGGTCTGCTTGGGAACGATCGGATCGTTCTTGCGCAGCTCCTTGAAGAAGGTAATCGCCGGGTCGAAATTCGAAGCGGACCCGCCGAGCGCCAGATTGATCGCCACGGCGCCGACATAGCCCACCGCGGCCGAGCTTGGATCGAGATAGCCGACCATGCCTTTATAGTCCGGCTTCAACAGATCCTTCCAGCAGGCCGGCACCGGTTTGCCGCCCAGCGCATCCTTGTTCACGAACAGGCCGAGCGTACCGGAGTGGATCGTGGTCCAGTAGCCGTCCGGGTCCTTCAAGCCTGCGGGCACCTGGTCCCAATTGGCGGGCTTGTAAGGCTCGAGCGCGTCCTGCGCTTTCGCCTTCATGCCGAAGGTGACGCCGAAATAGCCGATATCGCCGACCGGATTGCTCTTCTCGGCCAGGATTTGCGCCAGCGCCTGCCCCGAATTCTTGTTGTCGTGGGGAATGTCGTAGTTGAGATCGGCCTTGATGGCCTTGAGCATCGAAGCCCAGTCCGCCCATTCCGGCGGGCAATTGTAGCAGATCACGTCGGCCGCC
This genomic window contains:
- a CDS encoding ABC transporter ATP-binding protein produces the protein MKVAAGHGSSVRVEACGKTFADGTRALEPATLDIARGETLVLLGPSGCGKTTMLRIIAGLELPDAGGRVLFDGNDMTSVPIEKRNVGMVFQSYALFPNMSVADNIGYGLKIRGMGAKERAARVAELVALTNITGLENRRINQLSGGQRQRVALARAVAIRPGILLLDEPLTALDAALRDRLRGELNRLLRALGITTIYVTHDQSEAMELGDRIVVMQKGAIAQIGTPREIYFKPKNRFVAEFIGAANIIEAAVENGHLVLPGGRQPIGGDASLPAAVAMIRPETIRVVEVGSAPLSGTIDSVSFIGDRQRMVVSGASGKALTVDASNTVNAAIGERVGLLIAPDAIRLLPPES
- a CDS encoding acetyl-CoA C-acetyltransferase is translated as MVDALIIDACRTPRGIGKAGKGALSGIHPQRLGATVLRALADRTGIDTADVDDIIWGTSSQRGAQSGDLGRMSALDAGYDVRASGVTLDRFCGSGITSVNMAAASIMSGSEDLVIAGGTEMMSMEGRRGEGPFMMDAGNLHLRAIHPQSHQGVCADAVATLEGITREDVDRLGYESQQRAANAIKGGHFDKSHVPVYCEDGSLALDREEYPRPQTTLEGLAGLKPAFTAVADYPLDDKGTTYRNLILQKHPGLDINFVHHAGNSSGVVDGSAALLLASPSYAKAHGLKPRARVVAMANMGDSPTLMLNAPVPAAHKVLAKAGLTLDDIDLFEINEAFAVVAEKFIRDLGLQRSRVNVNGGSIALGHPIGATGAILIGTILDELERRDLKRGLVTMCAAGGMAPAIIIERV
- a CDS encoding CBS domain-containing protein, with the translated sequence MRAHQIMTRPVISVTPDTKANTMLAKHISGLPVVDPTGKLVGIVSEGDFIRRSEIGTQRKRGRFLKFILGPGKAAADFVHEHGSKVSEIMTSQPLTITEDTPLEEIVELMETNNIKRLPVMRADKIVGIVSRSNLLQAVASLAKEIPDPTADDDHIRNRVIDAIEKNDWCPFGLSVIVRDGIVHLSGVITEERARKAAVVAAENVTGVVRVHDHLCWVDTMSGMYLNSPEDDDLAKAS
- a CDS encoding ABC transporter permease translates to MRDRLIFTGQLLFTLLVAAFLVVPAIQSIAAGVTVNYFRGISSGLTLQWVFQVWDLYAGTILLSFVIAFATLAVTLVAGVPAAYALHVKGGRLSRIVEEIITLPLAIPGLAIALALLLTYQGFSEFRRSWLFILTGHVIFTMPFMVRSVMAVFSTVDIKTLDEGAASLGASPWRRFRDVIVPNALPGILAGSLMVVTLSLGEFNLTWMLHTPLTKTLPIGLADSYASMRLEVASAYTLIFFIMIIPLLVAMQMFADREQAR
- a CDS encoding phosphodiesterase translates to MPEKPVLIAQISDLHIKSPGSLAYGRVDTAAALERCVAALNAFRPKPDFLVISGDLVDTPMAGEYQHLQRLLAPLALPYAGIPGNHDSRELMRAAFASQPYVFSSGPLNLRIEIGGLDLLLLDSSVPGKPHGELDAPTLQWLDATLADSRGKPALVFLHHPPFKTGIWHMDRQNLIDGAGLAAVIRRHPHIQRIATGHVHRAALSLFAGVATTICPAPNHAVDLDLAELREPSFKVEPPAFHLHSWFPGEGFGSVVTHQVPIGHFDGPHPFFGPDGKLL
- a CDS encoding ABC transporter permease, which gives rise to MPHKTFVWLCLLPLAVVTVAFFLLPMARLVVTGAEGPHGLAGYLAILTEPRYRATLINTVLLAAATTIATLVIATIAGMFLQRHRFPGRTGLIAMLTFPLAFPGVVVGFLIILLAGRQGLIGDISSRLFGEKLVFAYSIYGLFLGYLYFSIPRVILTIMAAVQKLDVGLEEAARSLGASPWEVQRDVVLPALGPAFVASGAIAFATAMGAFGTAFTLATNIDVLPMLIYTEFTLAANFATSAALSVGLGIIAWAILALARSFSGGTVAAAG